One Candidatus Zixiibacteriota bacterium genomic window, AACAGAACATCCACGGCATTGCCGAAGCCCTGTCGGTGCAGAAATTCTCACGTGAAATCGTAGAGAAGCGAAGCCGTGGGATATTGAAGAATCTCAGGCAGTCAGGTTTCGATCTACGCACCGGCCTGGATCAGGATTAGTCGCTTACGACACTCGCTTGGAAAAGCGCATCGCCGACAACCCAAAAACCGCCACGCCATAGATTGCCAGCATCACTACCTGGAACACCAGGTCCTGCAGCCCGGCTCCTTTCATCATGATCGCTCGGGTGATCTCGATGAAATACCGCATCGGATTGAGATAGGTAAGGTACTGCATCCAGGTCGGCATATTAGAAATCGGCGTAAAGAATCCCGAAGTCAGAATCGCGAACACCGAAAAGAACCAGGCAAAAAACATCGCTTGCTGCTGGGTCGAGGTCACATTCGAGAAAAACAACCCGATCCCCAACGGGGTGACCAGGTAAAGTCCGGCCAAAGCGAACAACAGCACCGAAGATCCCACGAACGGTACCTGGAACCAGAGTACGCCGAAGGTCAAGGCGATAATCGTCTCCAGAAAGCCCAGGATCGCGAAAGGTATCAGTTTGCCGAGGAGCAACTCCCGCCCCTTGATCGGTGTCACCATGAGTTGTTCCAACGTACCCAACTCACGTTCTCGTACGATCGCCATTGAGGTCAGCATAACCGTAACCATCGTCAATAAGGTCGCCACGATCCCGGGCACCATGAAATAGACCGATTCCGC contains:
- a CDS encoding ABC transporter permease, translated to MSRALIGVVKKEFIQILRDRNMIRIIFLMPVIQLLLFGYVVNIDVKNLSLDVYDFDRTHESRELVRSVGASGYFTPNDTIMALQHLEDNFKRSSSDMAIVIPPGFAHDLMNRENPSVSLITDGSNANQTAIGIGYMGRLMQIFISAYYGVSIPLDLRFDVLYNPEAESVYFMVPGIVATLLTMVTVMLTSMAIVRERELGTLEQLMVTPIKGRELLLGKLIPFAILGFLETIIALTFGVLWFQVPFVGSSVLLFALAGLYLVTPLGIGLFFSNVTSTQQQAMFFAWFFSVFAILTSGFFTPISNMPTWMQYLTYLNPMRYFIEITRAIMMKGAGLQDLVFQVVMLAIYGVAVFGLSAMRFSKRVS